TAAAGGGCGTTATGTTTTTATACAGTCGCAGGAAACTGTAAGAGCCAAAGAAGCTTATTCAAAGAGAGAGAGAGAGAGAGAGAGAATATTTGTTTTTTAATTGACACGGCTTTTGAAAACATCAAGATCCATCTCAGTTGGATCAGTCGCTTGAAGCTCCACTTGAATTCCATCAAGCTCACGCTTGAACCTGTCCTTGGAGCTCGCATAGATCATCTTGCTTCTCACCTTTGCTACGTCAGGACACCTTTTGGCAGACCACAACATTTAAACAATAAATACATGCAAATAATAAGAACAGAGAGATGAGAACCTTAGTATTTGTTTACCACGCAATGAAGAAAATCTTGCTCTTCTGGCAATTCTCCGCAGTGACAAAGTCGAAGTCATAAATGGCGTATCGGCACTCTTCAGCTGGGAGGCTCGCAGCAAAGTCCTCGTAGGTTTGAATAGGCTCACCAACTTTCTCAACAATCACTTGCTTCTGCTTCTCCTCGATCTTGTAAACAATGAAACGGTGCGTCCTCTTCGCCTTCAGTTCCAGGAACCTTAGCTTGCAGTCATCATGGACTGCCATTCCCGACGCCGCGTTAGCCTAATAAAATCATCAAATCACAACAAACAAACAAAAAAACACTAAGATTCACAACTCTTCTCCCACATTTCCAGATCCATCAAAGCTAAGCTTGCAACACAATGCTAAAAACCAAGGATGAGTCTAAGCAATATCAGCACATAAACCTCCATGGTTAACGATTTAGTAGACTTCGATTGCAACTATAGTCATCATGAGAGGTGAGACAAATCGATTTCAACACACAAGAAGCTCGATGGATCATCAACAAGCGAATATTATCATAGAAACGTTCAATCATTCGTATAAACTCAACATGAAACACACACGAAAGCACCAGATTCTTCCATGATTCGATTCTAACTAGCGACGAACTACAGAGTTGTGAATTGTTCGTCGGATTATTTATTCTTTCCTAGGCTAGATCAATAGCGTAGATGACGCGCGCACACACGAAATCTCAAAGATCTAATCGGAGGAAACAAATCCATCTTCTAGATCTAGTGAGCTAAAGATCGTAATCAATTCAGAGATTGAATAACTTGTAAACAAACGATATGAGAATAAGAAGAAAGATCGGAGTTTAACCATGGCTGAATCAAGACGATGTCAAAGACTGCTGAAAGGAGACGCAGAGAAGACGAAGATCTTTTTTCGAATATGAGTCTTTCTTTTCCTTTTTGTTCGGCGTTATTTGGAAGCTATATATAATCATAATAATTATTAATGTAGAGAAATTCATTCAACCTACTTTTTATATATTCTTCTATTTATGCAACTATTACTATATGGTCAGATTTTTATTTTTGTGTATTTGGTCAACATATACATAATATGAACTTGCAACCTTGTACATGGTCAGCTTATTAGTTTTGTTTTTAGTCAACATCTAATATGAGCTACCTATAACTATATGGTCAGCTTATTATCTTGTTTTAGTCAACATTAATAGCAGTATATGATTCAAAAAATTGTATTTTTTGCTGACAAAAATATTAAAACTTGCATATATGTTCTAAGATTCTAACTTGGTTTTATTTTCATTTTGTTGCATCAAAAACTTCAGAAGATGCTGACAAGCCAACCAACTTGGAATCCTAGTGATCGAAATCCGTATGTTCTAACTAGTTTTTGTATATTCACCACTAGTCTCACAAACATGCTTAAGACAAAATGTGCTAATAGGATTCATTTTTGGATAAAGGGTTTAGGGTAAACGAGAACGAGCCAGATCTCTTAGGTTTTAAGACAACACTCTAAGGACCAAAAATAAAATAAAGACAGATAAAAATGAAGCTGTTTTGGGATGGTGCCGTCACAGCAATAGTAGATGAAAGAAGTTCGATTTAACCGTTGCTCAATTGGCTCGGCTTTTGAAAACGTCGAGATCCATCTCGGTTGGGTCGGTTGCTTGAAGCTCTACTTGAATCCCGTCTAGCTCTCTCTTGAACCTGTCCTTAGAGCTCGCGTAGATCATCTTGCTTCTCACTCTTGCCGTGTCCGGAGACCTTAGCCAAAACAACAGGAGAAAAAAAAAAACAAAACAAAATTAAGCGTGATAAACTGGTTTTAGCAGAGAGGGTATGAAAGTTAGTTACCATGCAACGAAGAAGATCTTGCTCTTTTGGCAATTCTCAGCAGTGACGAAATCAAAATCGAAAATGGCGTATCGGCATTCATCAGCAGGAAGACTAGCAGCAAAGTCATCATGGGATTGACCAGGCTCGCCGAGTTTCTCAACAACCACTTGCTTCTGCTGCTCCTCAATCTTGTAGACAATGAAACGGTATGTCCTCTTGGCCTTCAATTCAAGAAACTTAAGCTTGCAGTCATCGTGGACTGCCATTCCTGACGCTGCATTAGCCTGTTGTTACCAACAAAACAAATAAACATTAAGATACAACTCTCTTCAAAAACACAAACACATAGACACTAGTAGACTCTACACCCATCTCCTTGAAACAGTTTGAACTAAACATCTCTAGTAAAACAAATCAGAAATGAACAATCTACACTTGCATATCAGCTATAGACTAAGTTCGATGAACCATCATCACCGGAGACGTAAGAGCTCAACAAACGGTAGACGTAACCCTAAATTCAAAGGCAACGCACACGGTTTCAAAATCAATTGGTTTAATCGAAACAGCAACGCTGGAATTGTAGAGTTTATCGTCCGATTAGTAGCTTAGATCAGTCACTCCGAGCATACAAACCCCAGAACATCAGAGATCTAAACCAACAAGTGAATATATCTCCAGATCTAATCTAATTAAACTTTAGGCGAGAACCGAAATTTGAATAATCAAAAACGCGAGACGAAATGGAACTCGAATCGAGCTTACCATGGCTGAATCAAACTAGTTTCTTGCTGAGAAGAAGAAGCAGGAGATGATGAAGATGAAGTCTTTGTTTTTTCTTCGGTGTGCGTCTTTTCTCTTCCTTTTCCTCGGCTTTCTGCGGAAGCCTATTAGTCCGAATGGGTTATATGTTTGAGGTTTTTAATTAGCACCAGCAACTTTTGATTTTTATTGTTTTACAACTAATTAGTTTACTTATTTAATTGCTTATGTATAAAAGCATAATATTTCATAAAACATGATTAAATTTAAGGACTGATAATTAAATAAATACTTATTTAATGAATTATAGTTTTATCTCTTATATAATAAAGCACAGGTTACTTGTTCAGATAAATTTTGACATTTGTCATTTGTCATGGAAATTAAAGAAAAAAATAAATGCAAGAAAAAAAAGAAAAAAAAACAGTTTCAAACAGTTTATATTTGTTTTCCTACATAAAAATAAGTCCTAATATTGCCCACACTAATACCATGATCTTACCATCTTGGAACGATTAGTCTTTTTTTATAAGAAATTTTATTCACAATGCTATAAATTTAAATTCATCTTCGTGTGCATTCAACGTAATTTCCTAAATTATTTACAATGCATCCGGTGACTATTTTCTAAATGTGATGAAATTTCAATTTTGCTGACGACCATATCACCACTCTCGAGTTTACAATTCTAAATCGACACAGTCTCTGCTAAACAGTTGCGCAACAATAGTTTCAAAGAAAAATTCCTTTGAGTGATCTATGGAGAAGCTTACTGAAAAGTTGACAGATGAAAATTGAAATTCAGGTTCGTAATTGTTTGCTTAATGCTAATTTTGTCATCAACCTTTGCGTAATTCTAATTTTTTCATCAACATTTTTCTCTTTTAGGCTCTAACAAAATAATTGTTTTTCGTTTCTTTTGCTCTTCTAAATATTGGCGAGATCTATGTATTGTAATGTCAATGCCGTTTTAAGATGGAATAAAATTAATTTTCGATTTTCTTGAATATGTTTATTTTTTTGTGGTTGCGACAATTGAGAATTACGGAGCTAAAGCACACTTACAAATAACAAAGCCCCTAATAAGTCTGAGAAGCACCACAAGAAAAAAAAAAAGAAATCGTGGTGATAACTTGAAGGTAAAAATGAGACCTAAGAAACTCATATGGATAGAAAACCAGAAGGGCTTATGTCTACTAATCAAGACTTAACCTTAGGTTAATCTTCTGTATATGTTTTCATAGTCTTATAGAAATGTGGTGATATTAGAGTTGTTTACTCGTGGACCAGTATACACTTTTGATTTTATTTTTCTTATGCAGTGTTACCAAATTTTGTAGATTTTCAGAAATAAAAATTTTGAGTAAATATAGCTAGCATTGAAAATGATGAAATACAAAAAGAAAATTAACATAAGAGAATAACAGAAAGACTAGAAGAGATATTGACATCAACTATCTACAAAAATAAGATTGGTGTTTTAGTTATATTGTGCCAGAGATTGATTTCCCTTAATTTTCATATACTTCTTCTTCTTTTTGGGCAAGAAATCACTATTTTACCTGCATTTTGGGTCCATAATGGACTGGAAGAAGATATTTACATCAAATTTTATTATTTAAAATTTACCTCTAATAACTTTCAATATGTCATATTTCAATGTAGATTCTATATCTTACATATATATTAAAAGAACTAAAAGATAACTAGTTATTAACATAATAAGTAAAATCTGAATCCACTACAAAATCAAATAATTAATTTTATAAGTTTATTATCCATAATTTCTAGAATTATTTTCTCCTACGTAGTACGGGCCCAAACACTAGTAAGTTTTTATTATGAAACGAAGGTCAGTAATTTATTGAAATATAAATACTCACTAGATTTCATTTCATAATATGAACACAAATGACTAGGGTTCGGGTTTCAGTTTTCGGGGTAAAAAATGCAGACTTATTCGGATATTTATGAATTCCACTTCGGATTCGGTTTGGATTTTTTCAGGTTCGGATAATACGTTTAAATTATTTAATATAAAAACAAATTCATATTCCCTAGACTATATTTGCGAAGTGATTTTCCCACATGTCTTTTCTACAATCAATTTCACAAAACAAATATGACATGGCTACTGAAATTGATGACATGGCTTCCGAAAAAATATGATATGGATAATTTCATTTAATGTTGATTTATATTTTTGGCAAACTTATTAGAATATGGCAATAATTCATATATTACATTTAATATTGATATTTCTTTTTGGTAAACTTTTTTAAAATATGGAAATAGTTCATACATCATCTATAAAATAAATATATTCATATATAACATTCCAAATTTTGAAATATTGTTATTTTGTATACTTATACAATTTGTATTACTAAAGCTTTCAAAAATTTATACAATTTTTTAAAGATTTAAATATTTAATCGTAAGATCATTACTCTTATATATCTACAAATTTTATAAATATTTTTAGGTTAAATATTTGATAATTATACAATTTTATATTATTTTTATTAGTTTTATACAAATTGATTTAATATATATCAAATATATATTAAATATTAGTAATAAAATAGTTAAATCTATAATATTTATTTTTAAATATAAGTTAGATTTAAAAAAAAAAAATTACCGCATATGGTGCAAGAAAACACATAGTATACCTTAAAATCTAAAAAATAAAAATATTATATTATATATAAATTTGAATAATGTGTGTCAAAATATTTAAACTTAATATATAAATTGGTTTGAATTAAATATTTGGATAGAGAATCAATAAAAAATATCAAGTAATTTTGGTGTTTTGAGTATTGTTTAGCTATTTTTTTAACGACTTCAAAGTGAAAGAAAGCCAGCATAGAGTTGCAGGTACAATATAGAAACCAGAAACCAACAAACTGCTCAATCTAAAAAATATCTATGAGCAAGAAAATGACGCTTCTCTCTGAATTTGATGACGAAGCCCTGGTCCTGCTAAAGCCAAATATGATTGGAACCTGCCATCACGGAGCACGCTCTTAGCAATTTCGCGCGCCACCTTGTTAGAAGCAACAGTCTCTGTTTCAAAAGCAACTGATGTAAAGGATGCACACAGCCTGTTGATTCTATGTAGTAAAGCTCGGAAGTGCGGCCATTTTGATGGTTGCATCACCGCCTCAATCAGTTAATGGGAATCAGACGCCACCACAATCTCCTGATACGCCAAGTCCCTCGTACTGTTTAGCGCCCAATCTAGGCATCTCAGTTCAGCCGTCAACTTGTTAGGAGAAAAGGTTAGTCCTTCATATTGTTTAGCTATTTTATAAATTAATTTTTACTATATATATATACTAGATTAAGATCTGCACCTTGCGCGGGATAAAAATTATATATATAAATTATTTTATGTATTATATGTTCTTACATATTATGAAATAATAAATATATATTAAATAATTAAAAGTCAGTAACTATTACATATATAATAAAATTGGTGCGAACGTATAAATCAATTTTATTAATACAAACAATTTTTTTAAAAAATTTGATAGGATATGTAATTAAATTTAAATGATATTAACATACATAGTATATTTTTAATATTAATGTNNNNNNNNNNNNNNNNNNNNNNNNNNNNNNNNNNNNNNNNNNNNNNNNNNNNNNNNNNNNNNNNNNNNNNNNNNNNNNNNNNNNNNNNNNNNNNNNNNNNNNNNNNNNNNNNNNNNNNNNNNNNNNNNNNNNNNNNNNNNNNNNNNNNNNNNNNNNNNNNNNNNNNNNNNNNNNNNNNNNNNNNNNNNNNNNNNNNNNNNNNNNNNNNNNNNNNNNNNNNNNNNNNNNNNNNNNNNNNNNNNNNNTTGAAACTAAAATATTTATTTATTCAATATGGTTTATAGTTTAATTTAGAATGATATATATATACATATATATTTTAAATCTTAATGATTAATTAAATTAGACTTTTACTTATATGATTTTGTAATCATTTGTATTTTGTCATAACAAAAATTTTAAACCATGGATCGCAAAATTTGAATGTGAGACTTTTAATAATTTTAGTAATTTATAGTCATTTTTTAAAATTCAAAATATAAAATATACAGAAAAATCTAAATTTTTATAATATGGTTATTTTGTTTTTTTTAAGTTATTTTAATAGTTTTAAATTAAACAAATTTGATAGAAGATACATTTTTTTTATCAGATCTTTTTTATTCAAAATCATTAATTGTCATATATACTTTACCCACATTAGGCAATTCCGTAATCTTTATTTAAGGAAATAATAATTGACATTAATAATGAATTTATGGTTAGTTTAATAAAAAGTTTATTATATAATTAGATGAACCAACCTATTTCTCTAGTAATTCTAAGAATCATCCTAGTGATGACATGTGGCTACAAAAAGAAGTTGTAATGTTTCACAAATAATATATAGGGGATATATTCAAGTGTTTTAGATAATTTCAAAAATAATTATATATTTTGTATATATTTTTATGTTGAAATTAAAATAATTAAAATTATAATTTAGAAGCATGTAACAAATTATAAGATACGGCGCCGGTGCCACACCGTTTTGAAAATTAAAGAGAGACAGTCAAACAGATGATTAAGGAGATGCTTAGTTTTTTTTCTGAAACCGAGATGTTTAGTTTTTTTGTAAAAAACATCTGCAAAATTATGTCTCTTTTTAGTTTTCAAAACTGTGTGGCGTTCGGAAAACAAGGAGAAGCATATGTTATGTTACTCTTTTACTAAAACCATGACATTTCGTTGAACCTAATTTTTGTAAGACTATAAATTAAATACACGGTTTTATTATAAATTAATTATGGAAATAATATTATACTATCTATGTTTTGAAACAATATAGTAATTAATATGTTCTCCAAACAATATAAAATACTAGGTCTTATCTTTTTGATAACATTTTTAAAATTTTCTTTCAAATTATTTGATAAATCAAATAATTGACTAAAATATTCAAATAATTTATAAAAAATATGTATGATTTATTTTTGCAGGTTTAGATACTACAAAATAGTTTCAATCGACATCACATCAAATAAACTAATGGATTCTTTTATTCATATTTTTATAACTAAAAATTACATTCATTTAAATTCAAATAAACTTTCTTACTAAATTAAAAATATATAAATAAAATGTAATAAATTGAAATCAAGTAAATTTTATAAAAAATATATCATACAGTTAATCAAACAAATTACGGAGATTTTATTAGAAATTAATAACGAAAATAGTTGAAATAATTAAAATTAAATTAAACAATATCTTGTACATATGTTATTATATGAAGATATATTGAAAATAACTATATTGTACACTAGATATAATAAAAATAGTTATGAAAACATTCAAAATTTATATTATCTGAAGATAAATGTTTTTTTTTTGCTAAAATAAGATAAATGTTTAGCACTAGTTATGTTTTAAACTTAATATGAATCAAATTATTAGAAAGATAAATTACATTAAAAAAATAGAATAATATTAATTAAGCCGCATTAAATAAATATTATTCATCTATAATCTCCCTTAGCAGTTAACCTAAACAACATTCAATTAATTTATAAAATTGATTTAATTAATTTAAAATAAAATCTGCTTTGTCGAATAGATCGATAGATCATATGATCTAGTCTATATTTAAAGTTGTGTTGTACGTACAGTTTCCTATCTTGTAGAGGAAAGAATAGAATGAAAGGTCGAAGACGCACGCATATGGCTCTCTTTGAGCATCTCAGGTGTGGCTCAGCGATCATGATAACCTGTGATGGAAGCCAGCTGACCGGAGCTGGAATATTCCTTTCAAGGACAGCCACGTGGAATTTATGTATTTCAACATCGACTGTGTGATATTCCGTAAAGTATACACTGTGATATTCCGTAAAAGTATACACTGTGATATGATGCTTACACGCACTAAAACGTCACCTTTGCTTTTTATTCATTGTACAATTAAATATGAAGTAGTCAAACTTTATATCAACGTAGTAGTAATTAACAAATATAATTCCTTCTCTTTTTTTCTGAAAGGGGTTTTCAATTAACAAATGTGATTCTCAGCTAACTAGCAAATCTTTTAAAACTATAGAAAGTCAAACTGCGTTGATGTCAATCAATATATAACATGATCAAGAGAAACCACATGGCTGTGAATCTGTGATGACATTCTTGGGTTCACAGGAACCACCGATTCACAGCATGATGTAACCACCACGCACATCCATCGATCACGTTACTCCAGTGAGAAACAACTCCTCCGGCGAACTAACGACATTACTGGTAATGGTATTTCAGAGATTCGACAGTGAGAAGCTCCTTATGGAGACCTCTTATTTTTTCTTGAACAAAAATATCTGTCTCATTAATCATCATGCAACTATAGCTGAGACTGTTCTGACTAGAATATAAAAAATGTTGATAGAATGATAGTTACTTTGTTTCCTCTGTTTTGGGAAAAGTTAGAGTAGGCAACTTGGTTTTAAACCTAATCAGGGTCCATTTTAGGTATCTAAAAGTCCTATATTTACACAATTATAAACCATGGGTCATTTTGTAACAACACAACCTTTACGTTCAGTGGAAAATAAATCTCTAAGAAGCAAGACGCATTTTTTTGTCAGAAACTTGGCATGTCTTCAAAGACAATGTTTGGATAATTTTCGAGCAATTTATATCCATAAAAGTATGTATATTGATAGAATGAGGTCAGATTTAGAACCGTTGTCGTCAGTAGACTTTGAAGGTGTTTGACCGTCGGCGTCACTTATGTAGAACCTATGATGTAAGAAGGTTTACAAAACATGAGCTAGAGTTCTTGGTCGTCGCCTTTTAGAAACGGCAAGAGTATCGGTAATTGGGTTTCTTAGTTGATTGCTCGTGTGTTGTCTCTGTTCCATGTCCTCATGTTTTAATCAAGATCTATAATTTTTTTACGAAACATACTTCTATATTATCCAATTTCTGGTATATAATGAAAAATTTAGTAGAATTGGTTTAGCTATCTATATTATTAAAATGTGTTTATTTTTCCAGACACGCATATAAAGAAAATTTCATAGTTAATCGTGTTTGAGTTATAATAGTTAAAGGACGGATAACTTATCGAAAAGTGATTTGCAAAATCTCGTAAGTGATGTCAAAACATGTGGAAAGGTCATGTGTAATTGCGCGACGACTAAACAAGTATTTTGAGTTTCCAAAACATTAATGCACTGCTCATCGCACGGAATGGACCCATCGACCGAGTGAGCGGGTGTGGGAGCATATTAGTCATTGGTGGTCGGAACATTACAAGTGGTATCAGAGTTGGTTAGCTACCTCGGGAAGTGTCTTCAGACCTGTTGGTGGTGCACAACGAGGATGTTGCGCTATGCGAGTGGGTGAACAGTTTGTGCACTATGCGAGTGGGTGAACAGTAAAATCTCGATTTCTCGTATACGATGAAAGGCTTATAAAATTGATTTACCTATCTAAGTCCCCAAAGTGCGCTTATCTTTTTGGGCACACATTCGGATAAAACTTCAGAGCTAAGTGTACTTGAGTTAGAGTAATCAAATTATCGGTAACTTATCGGAAAGTGATTTACGATATCGTGTGAGCAAGACCAAAGTACGTGAAAATGTCATGTGGTGAATGCAAGGTCAGTAAACAAATAATTCAAGCTTCCAAAAAATTAACACACTGTCCATCGCACAAAATTGACCCACCGACCAAGTGAATGACTGTAGGAAGTCCCTTAACCGTGTATGGTCGGAGCATTAATACTTCCCTTGAGATTCATAATTTTCAACAACACCTTATCAGCTTATCTCATATGGGCAATGAAATACTTCTTTTACGAAAATGTTAATATCATATCGAATAATTTTAATATTTCGTCAATGCTAATTAGTTATATTAAGATGTAAAAAGGCGTGTTGCCAGCACTAAAAGGCACCCCGTCGAGCAGTAACAAGTTTCCATAAGCACTACATAATATTCTCACACGACCAAAATTTCATTGCTCAACTTTCGTTAGTTAGTTAAAGAATCCTTGAATATCCAACTGTTTGGAGTATATCTCGATGTTTTATGACCCTGATTAAGATTTTCAGTTGTCGAGATTTCATAGTGGATTTTGACTACTATGCCAGAAAATTTCTATAACATATCAAAAACAAATTTAGTTTAATCAGGATGGTTAAAATCTTGGTTATTACAAGATTGTTTATATATGATTCAAGAGAGGAGGCATAATATATTTTGCCTATAAAATAGAAGAGTTGTCCGGAGGAGGTAGTCCAAGTGGCAGGATGGGCCTGTGGTGGCAACCACCATCCGGGTTCGATTCCCTCCACATGCGGAAACTACCCTGCCTCTTCTGGACACCAAAGCGGTACTGGGTTCGATCCAGCCCAGGTACAGTCCTCCCGGGTGAAGTAGACCGCTGCTTGACCGGGCCCAGGGGAATGACCCGCGAAGCGGGGAACCCTTGGATTATCAAAAAATAATAATAGAAGAGTTGGTTAGCGAAAGGTGGAAGACCACACTATCAAGATCTCCGTGTTAACGTGTTATGAATAAAGCATTGATGTTGATTGAGAGCGTATATGATGAACAGTTTGTACGTCTCAAAGATTATGTTAGAGTCAATAATCCTAATTCTTATGTGAAAGTTGATATTGTCATAAATGAGGAAGTTTAGTTCTGTGTAGGTGTTCTGCATTTACTTTTACAATATCTAGAAACTCAGGAAAATTGACATGTTTAAGCAACTTAAAGGAGTTGGTAGCTGCTTTTAAGATGTAAATGAAAGGCTTGCTAGTTGTTTGTTTCTCTATGACAAGATATTGATAATGATATCTACCATGTAGCATGGATGTTGTTTGAATAGAAGACATATTGAATTATTGGACGTGGTTTATGAAGAAGGTGAATGCTAGTTTGTGATTAGAAGACACTGATGAGCAGTGCCATTCCTATACTATATGGGGCCTAAGGCAATTCTGAAAATCGGGCCTTAATAATTTTTATTTTATTTTTCTGATTGTGAAGTTAGTAAACATAAATATAAAAATAGTTAATGAAAAATATTTATTAAGATTGTTTACATGTATTCAAAGAATGATGACCCTCAAAAATCACACCCATGCTGATAAATAAATATAAAAACTGTCATTGAAAAGTTATAAAAGTATCCAACATTACAAAAGAATAAGAAGAGTATATGATAAAACCATGAAAAAAATAAAACATATACAGAAAACAATTAAAAAGTGAATATTCAAAAGCTAAAACTATAGAAAAAATTTAGACCGGAAAAGGATGATACAATTAAATTTGTATAAAATTATTAATAAAACTAGATATGTAAAAATATTTTTAGACCAATTGATCGTAAAAAATGGGACCCCAGAATTAACCATATGAAAAGGGGCCTGAGGCAGTTGCCTCTTTTTTTAACACATAGGCTCTGCCGAAGAGGGATATATATTGTTTCAGATCGTCAAAAAATTGGTGACTGAATATGTTTGTACTTATGTCGGATTGTCGAATGGTTACATATATGATTATGTTTCCAATACTGATAGGAGCTACCGGATTAGAGTCACCAGAGATTGGACAAAAAATGTTTGCCATACACATACATACGAGAAGCTTGAAAGTCTAAGCATGAAAAAACTAATCAAACTACATGTATAGAAAGAAGCTCGCACTGAGCTACGATGATACATACCATGGAGAGAATCAATCTAGGCAAGATGTTCAACAGTGATTCAAGTCCACGTCATTGACTATGCTATGAAGACAAACCCGAATAGTTGGTGTATGGCTTTCTACAATACTAAGAACAATTGTTAAGATGTTGAAAATAATGATCAATAATGAACGCAAGAGATAAGTCACTTACTCGACTCCCAATGGTAAAATCTTAAAAGATGCCAAAACTTATCCGCGCAAAGGTGTATTTTTTTAAACACTGAAAGATTTGATTACATTAACTTGAACATATTACACAAGCCGGCGATTGAGTTAATCCCGGAATCAAAGCCGACTGACAAACACATCAGTCACCAGAATCATAAGCCCACATTCAACTTGAAAGAGAACTAAACTTAAAGGCTACGAAACCCAAAACTAAGTCAAATAGATGAAGATCAAAAGAAAC
This genomic interval from Brassica oleracea var. oleracea cultivar TO1000 chromosome C2, BOL, whole genome shotgun sequence contains the following:
- the LOC106324726 gene encoding actin-depolymerizing factor 3, which gives rise to MANAASGMAVHDDCKLKFLELKAKRTYRFIVYKIEEQQKQVVVEKLGEPGQSHDDFAASLPADECRYAIFDFDFVTAENCQKSKIFFVAWSPDTARVRSKMIYASSKDRFKRELDGIQVELQATDPTEMDLDVFKSRAN
- the LOC106321382 gene encoding actin-depolymerizing factor 4, which translates into the protein MANAASGMAVHDDCKLRFLELKAKRTHRFIVYKIEEKQKQVIVEKVGEPIQTYEDFAASLPAEECRYAIYDFDFVTAENCQKSKIFFIAWCPDVAKVRSKMIYASSKDRFKRELDGIQVELQATDPTEMDLDVFKSRVN